The following nucleotide sequence is from Nitratidesulfovibrio termitidis HI1.
CGGCGTCCGCCGGGTCTGCCCCGGCCATTATCTGGCCGGTCATCATGCCGGGTATGGACACCAGCCCCACGCCCATCATGGAATTGACGGACGGAATCATGCCCGCGCGCAACGCTTCGCGAAATATGTCGGCGCTGGCCTCGTCCCTGTCCGCGCCAAGGCACAGGCGCATTTCCACCTCTGCCCGGTGGGCGCGCAGGTCGGAGAACAGCCGGTCCAGCGCCACGGCCAGCGCGTTCATGGAATTGCCCGCCACCATGCCCCCGATGGGGATGAAGTACTGAGGCTCCCACCACGGCTTGGCCCCGATTATCAGCCCCGTGACCACGAAGGTGACCAGAAAGAAGGTCACCTGCACCGCCAGCAGGGTGGGCATGAAGTAGTCCACGCTTTTCTCGCGCACCCGCCCCTTGACGATGCGCGCCGCGAACCAGGTCATGACCATGTACATGCCCACCACCAGCAACGCCGATTGCAGGCCGAACAAGATGCGCAGCAGGTAGCCCATGGCGAACAGCTGGGCAAAGGTGCGCAGCGTGCCGATGGCCAGGTCGCGCTCCAGCTTCAGGTGGTGCACCAGCGACAGCCCGCCCGCCAGCAGCACGAACACCACGGCCACGGCCAGTTGCCACGGCCCGATCTGGATGTAGGCCATGCCCAGCGGATCGTTCATGCGGCACCCCCGGCGGCCATTGCGGCGGCATCCGCGTCACCGGGATGACCTACCGCTATTTCGCGCACCCCGCAGTCCTGCACGCGCACGTCGCGCCAGGGGCGGCGCACCGGGCGGTAGGCCCCGTGGGTAACCATGAGCACGGTCACCCCGTCCTCGTTCAGTTCCTCGGTCAGGGCTTCCACCACCGCACTGCTTTCCGGGTCCAGCGCGCTGGTGGGTTCGTCCATCAGCAGGGCGGCAGGGCGCAGCAGCATCGTGCGAATGATGCACACCCGCTGGCGCTGCCCCACGCTGAGCGCGGAGGCTGTGGCGTCCAGCCCCACCCCGGCCAGCCGGAAACGGGCCAGCCACCCGGCCAGTTCCGCGTCGTCCGGCGGGGTCAATTCCTTGTTGGCCGCAAAGGTGAACGGCAGCAACAGGTTGTCGCGCACCGTGCCTGCGCCCACCGTGGGGGTCTGCTGCACGAAGCCCAAAGTGCGGCGCAGTTCCGCCGGTGGAATGTCCGCCACCGGTCGGCCCCCACATCGGACCTGTCCGGCGTCGGCTTCTTCCAGCCGCACGGCAAGCCGCAGCAGGGTGGATTTGCCCGCGCCCGACGGCCCGGTAAGCATCACGAAATCGCCGGGGTGCACCGCAAGATTCACGTGGGCAAGGCCGGGGTGACCCTGCTGGGCGGTGGGAGCGGCGGGAACGGCGACGGGCACGACCGCTGACGGCCCGCCGGACGGCTTGGGTTGCGCGGACGGCGAAGCGGTTCCCGCGCCCGGCCTGGCCGCACCATTCCCCGCAATGCCGGACGCATACGCGAACGACATGTCATCGAACTGAAGAAGTGGCTGCATGCCCCCAATCTACCGCCGGGTGCGCCGGGGTGTCATCAACTATCATCCGGGCAAATGCGGGGCATGGCACCGCGCGGGCTGTCGTCAATGCGCACAGGGACAAAGGCGGGCACAGGCAGGACGAGCACGGGCCGGAACTACTAGCGAGGACAGCCCCCACCCGTCCCCTGCCGCGCAGGCATCCCCGCCGCCGCTTTACCTTGCCCGCCCGAGTGGCTACAGAGGAACCATGCACACGCACGACCACGACACCGCCCCCTCCCCCGTTTCCGACAACGCAACGCACACCCCCTCCGCGCCCGGTGCGCGCCGCCGCATCCAGGTGCTGCCCGCCGACCTGCGCAACCAGATTGCCGCGGGCGAGGTGGTGGAACGCCCGGCCAGCGTGGTCAAGGAACTGGTGGAAAACAGCCTGGACGCTGGAGCCACCACCGTGGAGGTGACCCTGGACAACGGCGGGCAGTCGCTGATCATGGTGCGCGACGACGGCACCGGCATCCCGGCGGAAGAACTGGAACTGGCCGTCACCCGCCACGCCACCAGCAAGGTGGCGAACCTCGCCGAACTGGCCCGTATCGGCAGCTTCGGCTTCCGGGGCGAGGCGCTGCCCTCCATCGCCTCGGTGTCGCGGTTCCGCATGACCTCCGCCCCGGTGACTGCCGACGGGGGGGACGGTACCCCCGGAGAGGCCACCTATATCGAAGTGGCGCACGGCCATGTGGTGTCCGCAGGCCCGGCTGCGCTGCACCGGGGCACCATCGTCGAGGTGCGCGATCTGTTCGCCAACGTGCCCGCCCGCCTGAAATTCCTGAAAACCCAATCCACCGAACTGAAGCGCGCCCAGGAACTCTTTGCACGGCTGGCCCTGACCCGGCCCGACGTGGCCTTTACCCTGACCGCAGGCGGACGCGAGGTGCTGCGCTTTCCCGCCGGGCAGACCCTGGCC
It contains:
- a CDS encoding ABC transporter permease, with the protein product MNDPLGMAYIQIGPWQLAVAVVFVLLAGGLSLVHHLKLERDLAIGTLRTFAQLFAMGYLLRILFGLQSALLVVGMYMVMTWFAARIVKGRVREKSVDYFMPTLLAVQVTFFLVTFVVTGLIIGAKPWWEPQYFIPIGGMVAGNSMNALAVALDRLFSDLRAHRAEVEMRLCLGADRDEASADIFREALRAGMIPSVNSMMGVGLVSIPGMMTGQIMAGADPADAVRYQIVVMLMIVASTALATFIVLHLVRRRCFGRAHNLLLKA
- a CDS encoding ABC transporter ATP-binding protein; amino-acid sequence: MPVAVPAAPTAQQGHPGLAHVNLAVHPGDFVMLTGPSGAGKSTLLRLAVRLEEADAGQVRCGGRPVADIPPAELRRTLGFVQQTPTVGAGTVRDNLLLPFTFAANKELTPPDDAELAGWLARFRLAGVGLDATASALSVGQRQRVCIIRTMLLRPAALLMDEPTSALDPESSAVVEALTEELNEDGVTVLMVTHGAYRPVRRPWRDVRVQDCGVREIAVGHPGDADAAAMAAGGAA